The DNA window TCAATAGTATGAACTATACTCACATTGTTATAAAACAGATCTCCAGAACGCTTCCATTTTTCAAATCTGAGATGGTAACCATTAAATAACAACTCTCCCTtccctaagtgaaataagccagtcataaaaagaCAAGCTGTATATACCATAAGGCATTCCCtgatttaattattatataaaaatgttttatttatttccattttatagaattTAAGTCATAGGTATATGCTCACACAGGAAACATTTTTAGATCTATGTTATGTGACATTTCAACTTTTACCCCCCTCCACATACCCAAGTAAGAACTCCTACTATATGTTGCTCAATTGGAAGGTTGAGAAATGAACACTTTCAAGAAATTAgtttcatataaaattatgttgCTTTATTgagacacatattttaaaaaaacccacaaaaaatagTCATGCAAATAAGTGTAATCCTCCTATATAGGTGATTACTGTTTGGTTATTTCTTATAGCAAAGCATGAAAGAAAGAGGGAACCATAGTTTATTACTCTTTTCCTACAATACCTAGTTTAATGCTTTGCTCATATTGGCAGATTCATAAAAGAATTCTTGGATGGTCAACTCAATTTCATGCAGCAACTGACATTATTGTAATCCTAGTTTAtggaataaagaaaggaaaatgaaggaaagtggggaaaaaaactagcaatttttaatgctttctgtTGGAAGAGCACCAAATTGCTTTGCATCTATTAACTCCTTTAGTTCTTACCAAGCCCAAATGAGAAGGTGTCATGTTACATAAGGAATAACTGACCATGAGAGAGGTTAAGTCTGACCCATGGCATTTGGCTGGACAATGATTCAAATCAATATTCAAACCTAGGTCTTTATGATTCCAAAATCCATGTTTTCTGCTTTACCATCAGCCTCATGGAACTTTGATCTCTCATCTGTCCATAAATGAACCATTCTTTTtgtctacaattttttttattgtatatattgcTTTTACCTCAAAAATGTATGGAAGCATTCAGACACTTAAACAACATTCTCCACTGTTTCCTTCAGTGTAGGAAGAATATTAACAGACTGGACATTCTCAGAAAAATAATGCAGTATTTGTAGTGTTGATCtgagaaaactgacattttaaatgtCCAATAATAACATGGATTGAGTCTTTGAAAGTTTCCACATTCACATAACTTTCTGGAGACCAAATGGTACAACCTCTACAGTGAATAGAGGACAAACAGAAAGGTCTTTccaataaaaaaaacacaaaattttttcttgttttcttttttaaacaaaaactatGTTTATTGGCATCCTATTGTGGATGCTTTCATGAATATAATTTTCCTGATTTATCAACTCATACAGTTTTGGAAAGCAAGTACCTACTGAGAAACTTTTTCAGAGCTGtctttacttctttatttctcaGTGTATAGACAAGAGGGTTAAGTAGTGGGGTAATCACTGTATAGGTCACTGCCACAAGCCGATCCTTATCTGAGGAGTACAGGGATGTGGGCCTTAAGTAGATAAAGGAAGCACAACCATAGTGGACGATGACCACTGTGAGGTGGGAGGCACAGGTGGCGAAGGCCTTACACTGTCCCTCTATTGAGGAGATCTTGAGGATGGTGGAAACAATGAAGACATAGGAGATGAAGATCAGCACTAAGGGAACCAGCAACACCAGAATGCTGAGGAAGAAGATAACCATCTCCTTCAGGTTGGTGTCTATGCAGCCCAGTTTTATGACTAGGGAAATGTCACAGAAGAAGTGGTTGATCCGATTGGAGGCACAGAAGGGTACACTAAACACCAGGACGTTGACAACCACAGAGATCAGGAAACCACAGAAACTTGAGGCTAAAACCAGCTGTGTGCAGGTGGCTCTGCTGACAATGAGTGTGTAGTTGAGAGGGTTGCAGATGGCAACATAGCGATCATAGCCCATTACAGCAATTAGGAAACAGTTGGTACAAGCCAAGCCCACAAAGAAATAGAGCTGGGCCACACACCCAGATAATGAAATAGTTGGAGCTGTGGAAAGCAGGTTGGCCAGCATTTTTGGTACAATGACCAAGGTGTAGCAGGTTTCAGAACAGGAGAggacaaagagaaagaagtaCATAGGGGTGTGCAAAGCCCGATCCAGACGAATGACTGTCATAATGGTGGCATTGGCCATCAGAGTGGTTAGGTAGATCAGAAGGAAGATAAAGAAGAGAAGGATCTGCAGATCCCCTAGGTTTGAGAAGCCTATAAGGATGAACTCCGTGATCATGCTCTGGTTCTGCCTTTTCATTGGTCACTGCAAATCAGACTCAGACATTCTGCAACCGGCAATAGAATGAATTTGACAAAAGTGAATGCCCCGGAATAGATCATGTCTGTGTTTCTATACAAAATTGACAATACTAATCTGAAAAAATGAGTAACAAACAAGTTAAGCACATTGATCAAGGGGTGAGGGGAAAGCAGTAGGCTTGAGGAGTAGTGGCATGAGAAAATCCCCAATTCAATGATATCTGaagacattattttcatttttgtaagttgtttccatttctctgtcttcttATTGGCATAGAAGCTTTATACATAATGTGCTAAATCAAGAGGTGATCTTAAAGTCATCTCATCTAAACCTGTGAGTTTATGGAAACTGAATTTCAAAAAGATTAAACCATTTGCTTAACCCACATGAGAGTGACAGTCCTGGAAATCACACATCTTCAAAATAACTTTATGAAAGTATGAACTAGAAAAAACAATTGGAAAGTCATTACTCTAGTCCCTCATATACTTGAGACAAATACTGCTTGCTTACCTATATCGAAGTGTTGAGATTTATTTGCTCATGATTAGTTGTGAAACCTTTGAGGTGGGCTTAGAATGACATCATATATTCGGGTTTCTCTTGTCTTGAGTGCATGGTAATTTGAGATTAAGAATCTAGCTAAAGCTCAAGTCATGCCCAAAGCATGCCAGTTCTTGGGCTGACACCTTGACTCTCTTGACCACTGCCTCAATCTCTGAAAATGCCTCCTTAATGTTCTCAGAAAAAATGTCACCATTTTCTGTGGGAGACCTGTGATTTGATTCAGAAATAATATAATTCTAAAACCTTTACACTggcgactcatttgaaaagaggctgatgctgggaaagattgagggcaggaggagaagcggatgacagaggatgagatggttggatggcatcaccgactcaatggacatgggtttgggtagactctggcagttggtgatggacagggaggcctggtgtgctgaagttcatggggtcacaaagagtcagacatgactgagtgactgaactgaactgagcagaagtcttcttttctaatctgcaCCTAAGTCTATAAACTTTTTAACATAAATATGTGTTGTCCAATCACAGCAGTCAAGTTCCAGTTATAAGGAGTCTATTACCTCACAAAGCAGACTGTTGTCTTGATAGATGGCTTAATTGGCCAGAGTCTCCTTACACTGAGATGAACTATGGCTCCTTAAAACTTCCGCTCTTTGGTCTTGATTTGTTCTTTGAAGATACAAGaaaattcattcttaaaaaaaaataaaaagacagcttTCTTgttattggaaaaaaattatcttatcTCTTTACGggtcttattttcttcttaagttcttagttttcttatttcCCCATGATTATCTTGAATTCTCTGTTCTAATCACTATCTCAGGTCATTTTAtcagattttatcattttatcactCTTTAGCTAGTCTACAGTCATCACACATCATAAATTTCTATCTTTGCCAAtaaaaaattgcttttctttcctcACAATTCTTTAGCCAACACAATTAACGTTCATCAGTCCTTCAAAACCCCATGTTAATATTTCTCTCCTGAAAGGCTTTGTTGAGTAGTTCTAAGACTTGATTACTGTGTGCAGTTACTTCTCTGTCAGCTTGCTCTGGGATCATTTGCTGGAACGTAAGCATAGTGAGGCCAGTCTCCAGTGTGTAGACTTTGGAGCTCGACTGCCTATACTGGGAACATGGCTCTGCCACCCACTACATTTGTGACCTTGTAGAAATTGCTTTCATGTGCCTCAGGTTTTCATCTGAAATGGCAGTAATAATAACAgcagaaacaaaacatttttgtgAGTACCAAATGTTCACAGCTATGTTTCTAAATGGCATTAGTATTTGATGTGTTAGCTCTTAGTATCTAGTTCAACACCTTCATGTTATAAAGAAATGGAGtaccaaaaaagtaaaatgtgaagATCTAGGTTGCACAGCCACTTAACAGCAGAGGTGAGATTGTATCCCAAATATCCTAAACTACCCACTGTAAGATTGTATCTTCTAATTAACCAGAatcctgcttttaatattttcaatatttattttgtactgtGTGCTTATGcaccactggagtaggaaattgatCAGTATCTTCTTTATTCCCTGTGATCCTCACACAAGCAGCGTTTTTCACGCTTCCATTTACTCCTAACTTTTATTCTTCCACCTTCAATACAGCAgatacattttttccctttttgctaAAGTATATATCTGTCCTGCTCTTCAGgcatttccttattatttttccTACCTTAAGTCATTTtaggaatatttttgttttgtgtgcatatgtgcttagttgctcagtcatgtccaactctttgcaaccccat is part of the Odocoileus virginianus isolate 20LAN1187 ecotype Illinois chromosome 5, Ovbor_1.2, whole genome shotgun sequence genome and encodes:
- the LOC110144150 gene encoding olfactory receptor 10T2-like; amino-acid sequence: MKRQNQSMITEFILIGFSNLGDLQILLFFIFLLIYLTTLMANATIMTVIRLDRALHTPMYFFLFVLSCSETCYTLVIVPKMLANLLSTAPTISLSGCVAQLYFFVGLACTNCFLIAVMGYDRYVAICNPLNYTLIVSRATCTQLVLASSFCGFLISVVVNVLVFSVPFCASNRINHFFCDISLVIKLGCIDTNLKEMVIFFLSILVLLVPLVLIFISYVFIVSTILKISSIEGQCKAFATCASHLTVVIVHYGCASFIYLRPTSLYSSDKDRLVAVTYTVITPLLNPLVYTLRNKEVKTALKKFLSRYLLSKTV